The Candidatus Tumulicola sp. genomic sequence TCAGAAAATTCTTGCTCAAAAAAATCCGTCTCCTGAAACGTGACGTCCCGCTTCGCCTGAGGGCTCGATGCGGTACAGAACCCCATGCTACCATGCCAAACGAATCGCTGTCAACAAAAGCGGCGCAAACCAAGCCCCGCGAAGGGCGGGCTCCGCCCCGCGCGAAGATGCGCGGCATGAAGCATTTGTGTTATGTGCCGGCGAGCTTCGTGGTGCTCGCAGTCATGTTTGTGTCGAGCGCTGGACGTTGCGCCGAGCCTTACTCGCACCTCGAGTGGCGTCAGATCGGGCCCGCGATTTCCGGCGGGCGAGTCTCTGCGACCGCCGGAACGGACGCCGATCCTTTCCTCTATTACGTGGGAGCGGCGGATGGCGGCGTCTTCAAGACGATCGACGCGGGCGGAACGTGGCAGGCCGTATTCGAGAAGCAGCCGGTCGCCGCCATCGGGGCGATCGCGATCGCCCCTTCCAACAAGGACGTCGTCTGGGTCGGCACGGGCGAAGCGAATCCTCGCCAAAACGTCTCGTACGGCGACGGCGTGTGGCTGTCGTCAAACGGGGGCAAGACATGGCAGCACCGTGGTCTTGACGACACGATGCAGATCTCCAAGATCCTCGTCGATCCGCGCGATTCCAACACGGCGCTGGTCGGCGCCCTCGGCGATCCCTATAAGGACAGTGAAGCTCGCGGCGTCTATCGCACGAGCGACAGCGGCAAGACGTGGGAGAAAACGCTGTATGTCGGCCCTTCCACCGGCGTATCCGATATGGCCTGGGATCCGGCCCATCCCGGCGTCGTGTTCGCCGGCATGTGGCAGTATCGCCGGGTACCGTGGAATCTGACGAGCGGCGGTCCGGACGACGGCCTGTATCGTTCGAGCGACGGCGGCAAGACCTGGCGCAAGATCGAAGGGCACGGTCTGCCTTCAGGCTTGATGGGCCGCATCGGCGTGGCCGTCGCCCCGGGCAAACCGCAACGCGTCTTCGCGGTCATCCAGTCAAAGCAAGGCGTGCTATGGCGTTCCGACGACGGCGGCGAGTCGTGGTCGCTCGTATCGTCGAACAGTCTTGTCAATCAGCGCGCGTTCTATTTCAGTCACGTCGCCGTCGACCCGACCAATCAGAACCGGGTGCTGGCGTTGTCAGAGGACCTTGCCGAGAGCACCAATGGCGGCCGCACCTTCAAGAAGATCGCCAGGTCTGTGCATGTGGACTATCATGCCATCTGGTGGTCTCACGACGGCAAGCACCTCATCGTCGGCAATGACGGCGGCGTGGTGCTCTCGCACGACGGCGGCAAGACCTGGATCTGGCCGGGCAACATCGATATCGGCCAGTTCTATCACGTCGGCTACGACTTGCAAGTGCCGTATCGCGTGTGCGCCGGCCTTCAGGACAACGCGTCGTTTTGCGCTCCAAACGACAGCCGCAACGCGGCCGGCATCCTCGCGCGCGACTGGTTCGAGATCAACTACGGCGACGGCATGTTCGTGTGGCCCGACCCGCTCGATCCGAACCTGCTTTGGAACAACACGGAAAATGGCACATACGGCATCTTCGACGTTCGCTCGCAGCAGAATTATGATGTTTCGCCATATCCTCGCGACTTCAACGGCATGGCGGTCGACAAGTTCAAGTATCGCTGGAACTGGGACTCGCCGATCGCGTTTTCGCCCCAGAATCCGCGCGTGGCCTACGTCGGCGCGAATGTGGTCTTCCGCAGCGACGATCGCGGGCGCCACTGGACGCGCATCAGTCCCGACCTCACGCGCGACATCAAGGAACATCAGCTCGCGTCCGGCGGACCGATCACACTCGACGTTTCGGGCGCCGAGATCTCCGACACCATCCTCGATATCGCTCCTTCCCCTGTGCAGGCGGGCGTGATCTGGGTGGGCACTGACGACGGTCTCGTTCAATTGACCACCGATGGCGGCTCGCAGTGGAAGAACGTGAGCATGCCCGGCCTCCCCGAATTCGGGCAAGTGGAGACGATCGAAGCTTCACCGCACAGCGCAGGCACCGCCTTTGTGGCGCTCAACCGTCATTTCATGGGCGACCGCGCGCCGTATCTGTTCGAGACCGATGATTTCGGCGTGTCATGGCGTTCGATCGCCGCGAATCTGCCCGCGGACCAATACGTGCGCGCGGTGCGTCAAGATCCGCGCAATCCGGATGTCCTCTACGCCGGACTGGAGCAGGGTATATGGATATCTTTCGATCGCGGGCGTTCGTGGTCGAGTCTTCAGAACAACCTGCCGACGACGTCGATACGCGATTTGCGGGTGCAGCCGCGCGCAAACGACTTGATCCTCGCGACCCACGGCCGCTCGCTGTGGATCTTCGACGACCTCACACCGCTGCAGCAGTTGCGCACCGCGCAGGCCGCCGGAACGTTTCTCTTCCAACCGCGCACGACGTACTGGCACTGGCAATGGTCGCCGGAGGAGACCAACGACAACAAGGCTCCCGATAACCAGTTCGCGGGCAGCAATCCCGATGTCGGCGTGATGCTCACGTATTACCTCGCCAAACCCGCAAAACAAAGGCCGGAGTTGGATGTCGTCGGACCTGCCGGCCGGCTCGTGCGGCGGCTCGCCGGCACGCACGACGTCGATGATAAACCAAAACCTTACCTCACCAATCACGCGGGGCTCAACCGGCTTACGTGGGATCTCTTGGAGAACGCACCCGTGAAATGGATGGGCGCCGCTAAGACGTACCGCGGTCCCGACGGCGGCGCAGAGGCGGTGCCGGGCACGTACACGCTGCAGCTGAAGGCGGATGGGCGCAACTACAGCCGCACGGTAGAAGTCAAGCCCGATCCGCGAGCGCCGTGGACGGCTGCCGACTACCAGGCGCGCCACGACTTCCTTACGACGCTTTTCAGCCAGTATTCGCGTCTCAACGTCGCGCTGAACTCGCTGGACGCGATCCGCAGGCAGGCGAGGGAGCGCTCGAAGTCAGCCGGCGCGGGGTCGCCGGGCGTGGCGGCGCAAAGCGACGCTCTGATCAAACGTGCGGACGGGATCCAAGCGCTGATCACATCGAATCCGCAAAACGACGAAGACAGCATCCTCTATGCGGACAAGGTGCGCGAACGCATCAAGGGGCTGATCGATCAGTTAGGCGAGTCGCTGGGGCCGCCGACGGCGGCGCAGCGTGAGCAGTACGACGAGGTCCAGCCGGAGATGACAGCCGCGCTGAGCGCCTACAATAATTTCGTGGCGCAAGACCTGGCGGCGTACAACCGAGGGCTCGCAGACGTGAAGCTCACCCCGATCAAACCTTGAGATAGCGCCGTGATCGAGCTATCGCCGGGCGTCGAACATCTCGTCAATGCCATCTACCCACCGGCGCGCCAGGCGATCGCCGCCGAGCTCGCCGCCACGGGTCGAAGATTGTTCTTCATTGAGAATGGCGTCGAGTTGCTCATATTGTGGGCGATCTACGCGAGCGGCGTGGCGCTGAGCATCAGGACCAAGCTTGAGAACGCACTGCGCCGCCCGTTGCTCGTGGACGTGTGCGTTCCCGCGCTGCTCATCCTTGCGGTAACGCTCGTCACGCTGCCGCTCAGTTACTACGGTGGTTTCATCGTGCTCCACCGGTACGGACTGAGCGTCGAATCCAACGCGCAGTGGTTCCGCGACTGGGCGGTAGAACTCGGACTGGCGGTGCTCATCGGTTCGGCCGTGAGCGCCGGCTTCTTACAGATCGCCCGCCGTTTCGAACGGACGTGGCCGATCGTCGCCGCGCTGCTCGCCGCGCCGGTCATCCTCTTCGGGACCGCAATTTTTCCTGTTTTCATCGCACCGCTGTTCAACCGCTACGAGGCGCTGCCGGAGAGCCCACTCACGCGCTCCATTCTCCGTCTGGCAAATTCGCACGGCATCAACGCCCAAGCCGTGTATGTGTACGATGCCAGCCGGCAGACGACCACGAGCAACGCGTTCGTGAGCGGCTTGGGGCCGAGCACCCGCATCGCCATCGCAGACAATCTCCTGAAGAAGATGAAGCCCGACGAGGTGCTGTACGTGGTGGCGCATGAGATGGGCCACTACATTCTGCGCCACCTCTGGCTCGGCTCGTGGTACGGCTGGCTGGGCACGCTTGGCCTCATCGCCGTCATCTCTGTCGTTGGGGGAGCGCTCGTCCGGCGCGACCGGCGTTTGCGCGGTCTGGGCGATCCTGCTGCGCTGCCTCTGATCGCCCTGCTCGCCGTGGGCGTCAACCTCGTCGAGCAGCCCGCTCTCAACGCAGGCTCGCGGGCCATCGAGCACGCGGCCGATGCGTTCGCCGCCGCCAACACGCAGCTCGGCGATGCCGGGGTGCGCGCATTCGCGCGACTGGGCAGCGACAGCTTGCTCAGCCTTCACCCACAGCCGCTCGTGGTGTGGTATTTCTACACGCACCCGCCGCTCGACGAGCGCATCGATTTCGCGGCGCACCAAGCAGGCATAGACCGCGACCGGAAGTAAGGAAAGCCCCCCGCCGGCTTCGCCCGTGCGGACCTTTCCCATTGGAGGACCCGCTATCGTGCTTACTCGCGCTCACCGCCGCATCTTCGCATTCACCGCTTCGGTCGCGTTCGCCATCGCGCTCATCGCAGCCGGCGCCGCGTTCGCACCGCAATCGGCCTCTGCAGACGCGCCGGTCATCGTCTTCGGCGCCCCGTTGTCCATCACGGGCCGCGACGCCCGCGAAGGCGCGCTGACCAAAGAAGGCTATGATTTCTGGAAGGACTACGTCAATTCACAGGGCGGCATCAAGGTCGGGAGCACGCTGTACAAAGTCGACATCAAGTACTATGACGACGGCAGCGACGCCGCGACGTCAGCCAAGCTCGTCGAGCGGCTGATCACCCAAGACAACGTGAAATTCATCCTCGCTCCATACGGCTCGGCAGGGACGTTCGCCGCAAGCGTCGTCACGGAGAAGTACGGCGTGCCGATGGTCGATCCAAACGGCGCCGCGGAAAAGATCTTCAGCCGCGGATTCAAGTACACGTTCGCGGTGCTGAGCCCTGCGAGGAAGTACCTGCAGGGCATCCTGGAGATGGCGCTCACCCTGAAACCGAGACCCAACACGGTGGCCGTGCTCGCGGCAAACGACCAGTTCTCGCTTGAAGTGGCGGTCGGCATCCGCGACTTCGCCAAGGCTAACGGCATGAATGAAGTCTTCTATTCAGACTATCCGCCCGACACCAAAGACGTCTCAACGTTGATCACGCAGGTGAAAGCCAAGAATCCTGACATCATCCTGGGTTCTGGGCACTTGCAGGACTCGCTGCTCATCATGCGCGCGGCCAAGGAACAAAACGTCAATCCGAAGGTCATCGGGTTTTCGGTCGGGCCGTCGACGCCTGACTTCATAACGAGTCTCGGCAAGGACGCAGACGGCGTGGTGGGCGGCGCGCAGTGGACGACCGTTCTGAAGAGCATCGACCCGCTGTTCGGCAACGCGGGGCGATACACGCGCGCATTCCAGGCGCGCTACCATCATATCCCCGATTACCACAACGCCGAATCGACGGCGGCCTGCGAGGCCTTCCAGTTCGCGCTCAGAGCAGCGGGCGACGTCGATCCCAAAAAAGTGCGCGACGCGCTGGCCGCGCTCGACGTCCAGACCTTCTACGGTCAGATCAAGTTCGACAGCCGCGGCGTGAACGTGTACAAGCCCATGTACGTGGAACAGATCCAGAACGGCCAGCACGTCACCGTCTGGACGCCGGACGTCGCCAACGCGAAACCGGTGTACCCGCTCCCGACCTGGGCGCAGCGCCGGTAGACCCTCTACGCTCCAGCTTCAGGTCCTCGTCAACGGGCTGCTGATCGGCGGCATTTATGCCGCCGCAGCGCTCGGTTTTTCGCTGGTCTGGGGCGTCACCAACATCATCAACATCGCGCACGGCGCGTTCATCATGCTCGGCGCCTACGTGACGTACTGGCTCTTCGTCGGGCCCCTGCATCTGGATCCGTTCCTGTCGATTCCGCTCGCGATGGGAGTCGTGTTCGTGATCGCCTACGTCTTGCAGCGCTACGTCGTCAATCTGGTTATCCGCGCACCGATCCTTGCGACGTTTCTGCTCACCTTCGGCCTGGCGATCCTCATCACGAATCTCGCGCTGCTCTTCTGGTCATCCGACATCCGCTCCGTGACTACGGCGTATTCCGGAGGGAACTTCGAAGTCGCCGGGCTCGTGGTCCCATGGGTGAAGCTGATCACGCTTGGGCTCGCGGCGCTCCTGACGCTGGGCCTCAGCTTGTTCATGGCCAAGAGCAAGATCGGGCGCGCGATCCGGGCGACGAGCATGGACATCGACGCGGCGCGTCTGAGCGGTGTCAACGTCGCTCGCATCTACGCGCTGACGTTCGCCATCGGCGGAGCGCTCGCGGCGGCTGCCGGATCGCTTGCCAGCGTCTCATACGCGATCACACCGACGATGGGCGACTCCTTTCTCGTGCGCTCCTTTGTCGTCAGCGTGCTGGGCGGGCTCGGTAACGTCACGGGGGCTCTTGTGGGCGGAATCGTCTACGGGATCATCGAGTCGTTCGGCGCGCTGGTGTTCGGTGAAGGCTACAAGGACGTGGTCGCACTCGTCGTCTTGCTGCTCGTGATCTTGTTCCGTCCGTACGGACTCATCGGCAGGGCGACGGTATGAGAGCCGGCCGGGTCGTGACCACCGCAGTAGTGCTCGCGGCGCTCGCAGTCGCGGCTTTTCTGCCGAATCATTTGAACGGCAACTACGTCCACATCCTCACCTTGTTCTTCACCATGGCCATCCTTGCGCAGGCGTGGAACTTCATCGGCGGCTTTGCCGGGTACGTGAGCTTCGGGAACGTCACGTTCTTCGGCACGGGCGCCTACGCGTGCGCGTACGCGATGAACGAATTTCACTGGCCGTTCTTCGTCGCACTCGCGTTTGCCATACTCGTCGGAGGAGCCCTTGCGCTGGTCGTCGGCGCGCCGATTTTGCGTCTGCGCGGGCACTACTTCGCCATCGCAACGCTGGGCTTGGGCATAGGCACGCAGGCGCTGGTCGCACAAGTCCCGGCTTTCGGCCAGGGCAGCGGCATGACGCTGCCGCTCAACAGCGATTTCCATTTCTTCTATTGGACGATGCTCGCGATTCTCGCTGCCGGCATCATCGTGACATATCTGGTGGCCAATTCGCGCTTCGGCTTTGCGCTTGCGGCGATCAGGGAGAACGAAGAAGCGGCTGCGGCGCTGGGCATCAACACGGCAGTCGCCAAGGTCGCGGCGTGGGGCGTTTCGGGGGCGCTGACCGGCGCCGCCGGCGCCACGTTCGCGTATTGGACGAGTTTCATCGATCCGTCGACGGTGTTCGATCTCAATTTCAACGTGCAGATGATCATCATGACGATCATCGGAGGGGCGGGCACGGTCGCCGGGCCGACCATCGGCGCGGCGATCCTCTACACCATCTCCGAATATCTGGGAAGTCAATCGATCTCGCCATGGCACGCCGTGGCGCTCGGTGCGATCATCGTGTTCGTCGTCATCGTGCTGCCGCGCGGCATCATGCCGTATCTCACCGGGCGGCGCATGTGGAACGCGCGCGCCATCGGAGATCAGCTCAGAGCGAGCCGGATATGACTGCCGACGTCATCCTCAGCCTACGCGGCGTCAGCAAGCACTTCGGCGGCCTCGTCGCCGTCGACAACGTCGACCTTGACGTTCAGCGCGGCGCGATCCTCGGGCTCATCGGTCCCAATGGCGCCGGCAAGACGACGCTCATCAGCCTGATCTCGGGCACCGAGCGTCCGACGTCAGGTTCGATCGAGCTCGAGGGCGTCGACCTCACGCGCAGCGCGCCTTACGCGATCGCCAGGCTCGGGCTGGCGCGTACGTTCCAGATCGTCAAACCTTTTCCGAACCTGCTCGTGCGCGAAAACGTCGCGGTGGGTGCGCTGTTCGGCCGCCACGGTTCCCGCCGATCGGCTCGCGCCGCGTTCGCGGCGGCCGACGAGGTGCTGGAGCGCGTCGGGTTGGCGAGCGAAGCGGGCAAGTTCGCATCGGAACTGACCCTGGCCGGGCGCAAGCGGCTGGAGATCGCCAAAGCGCTGGCGACCGATCCGCAGATCATCTTGCTAGACGAAGTGATGGCCGGTCTGAACGCGCGCGAAATCGACGACGCCATGACGCTGCTGCGCGGCATGCATGCGGCGGGAATGACGCTGGTGGTGGTCGAGCACGTCATGAAAGCGATCATGGGCGTCTCGCAGCGCATCGTGGTGATGCACCAAGGTCGCATCATCGCGCAAGGCGCTCCGGCGGACGTGGTGGCCGAGCCGAGCGTCATCGAGGCGTACCTGGGCAAGCGCTACGCGGGAGCGCGCACCGATGCTGGCGGTCGATAACCTCGACGCCGGTTACGGCGAGGCGCAAGTGCTGTGGGATGTGGGCCTCGAGGTGCGCTCCGGAGAGATCGTGGCGATTCTTGGCGCCAACGGCGCAGGCAAGAGCACGCTGCTCGCGGCGATAACCGGACTCGTGCCGGTGCGGCGCGGCTCGGTGACCTTCGATGGCGAGAACATCACAGGCTGGAGCCCGGAGCGCATCGTCGCGCGCGGGATCGGACACGTTCCTCAAGGGCGGCGCCTCTTCGGCGGTTTGAGCGTGCTCGACAATCTCCTGATGGGAGCGTTTCATCGCTCCGACTCGAGCGGTGTGCGCGAAGATCTCGAACGCGTCCTTGCGCTATTTCCTCGCCTGAGCGAAAGGCGCGGCCAGTTGGCCGGCAGGCTGTCGGGCGGCGAGCAGCAGATGTGCGCGATCGGGCGCGGCTTGATGGGCAAGCCCAAGCTGCTTGTCGTCGACGAGCTCTCGCTCGGGTTGGCGCCGATCGTGGTCGAGCAATTGCTCGAGGTCTTGGCGTCGCTGCGAAAGCAGGGCACGACCTTGCTCATCGTGGAGCAAGACGTGCTGGTGGCGCTTGAAACAGCCGATCGTGCCTACGTGCTGGAAACCGGACGAGTGACGCTTTCGGGGCCCGCTGCTGAGATCGCAGCCGACCCGCACGTGAAGACGGCGTACCTCGGGATTTGACCGCGCTCCGACCGCGGGACGGCATCACAATTTCTTGACAGGTTTTCCGTTCTGGTGCTAGGCTATTTCCGCATGTCAAAAGTGGCAGACGGCGCCGAGGTGGGCGCCCCTCGTGAGCGGCCGGGCGTTCAGTCCGTGGAAAGAACCCTCGACATTCTCGAATCGCTGGTCGAGTTCGGGTCCGAAGTAGGGCTGGTCGAGATCAGCCAAACCGTCGGGCTGCCGCTGGCGACCGTGCACCGGCTTCTGGGCACGTTGATCCGCCGCGGGTATGTGAAGCAGAACCGGCAGAACCGGAAATACTCACTTGGTTTCCGCGCACTCCAGATGGGCAACGACATGCGCCAGCGTTTCAGCCTGCGGCTCGAAGCGCGGCCGTTCTTGCAGCGTCTCGTGGAGCGCAGCGGCGAGAGCGCCAATCTCGCCGTGCTCGACGACGGCGAGGTCGTATACATCGATCAAGCGCAATCCTCGCGCATCCTTCGGATGTTCACGCAGCTCGGCAACCGCGTTTCCGCACATTCCACCGGCAGCGGCAAAGCGCTGCTCGCATTCTCCCCGCCGGATACGGTGTTGGGCGTCTTGCGCCGTTATGGCATGACGCCTCGCACCCCCAACACGATCACGCAACCGGAACGCTTCGCCGCCGAGCTTGGGCGCGTGCGCAAACTCGGGTACGCGCTCGACGATCAGGAGCACGAGGAGGGCGTGCGCTGCCTCGCCGTTCCGGTGCGCGACGCGTCCGGGCAAGTGGTCGCGAGTCTCTCCATCTCGGGTCCCGTGACACGTTTGGATGACGCGCATGTGGCGACGTTCACGTCGGAGATCCTCGACTGCGGCGCGAAATTGTCGGCCCGCTTGGGCTTTGCCGGCGAGCCCATAGCCGTGCCATAAGGAACGCCGCCATTGCCACCTGACCCGCATGAGGGGGAGAGCGCGCAAGCCGGTATGCTCGTCCTCGACATCGAGGCGGCCGCCCGGATCGTGAGGCTTTTCTCCGAGGAGCCCCTGCATCCGCTGCGCGTCGAGCACATCGCCATCCGCGCAGGGGTCACGCGCGCCGACGCGATCTCACTGCTCAAAGCGCTCGAGCGCTTGGGCGTGGTCGAGCGCAAAGGACCGGAGGGCGACATCGGCGTCAGCTACACCCTGCGCCTGGCCGACGGCTTCTTGGATATCCTCGAACGCTTGTCGCGTTACTTCACCGAGCAGGTCGAAAGCGTGGCTATCAGCCCCGAGCGGGCCTTGATCTCCAGCGGCGAGGCTGAAGCCGAGCTGGCGACGTTACGAGCGCTGCGCGCGCGCGTCGCCAGCCTGGAATCCGCCAAAACGCTGCTGCAGCGCAAGAATCTCGAGCTGTCATTTCTGTACAACACCAGCATGTTGCTCGCGGGCTCCATCGAACCCATGACGGTCGCGCAAACGGTGATCGATGCCATCGCGTCCGTCGCTCGCCCAAAGGTGAAGCGCTTTTTCGTGGCGATGGCCGACAAGGGCGTGCTCTCGTTCTACGGCGGTCACGGGATTGATCGCCTTGGGGGCGATGAATTCTTGCGCCACAAACGCGAGATCATCGAATCGAGCGTGGAACATTGCGCCCTGCTCTCCCTGCCGGCGCAGATGGAAGGGGGTAAGCGCACGCCGGCCTTCGCGGTGCTGCCGCTGACGAGCGGCGAGGGAGATCCTGCGGCGGGCTGCATCGTTTTGTCTGAGATCAGCGACGAAGGTCTGGGCGGCGACGACCTGCGCGTGCTCATGCAAGTCGCCGAAATCGCGGGCCGCAGTCTCAAGGGCGCGGCGCTGTTCACGCAAAGCATTTCGCTCGGCTCCACGGATGAATTGACCGGCGCGTTCAATCGGCGCTACCTGTTCCGCCGGCTCGGCGAAGAGATGACGCGCGCGCGCAACGCGGGCCGGCCGCTCGGCGTCATCGTTTTGGACGTCGATTACTTCAAGAACGTGAACGATGAGGGCGGCCACGCCGAGGGCGACCGGGTGCTGAAGGCGATCACGCGCGCGATCAGCGGCGCCACGCGCGGCATCGACCTCGTGGCCCGCCTCGGCGGCGATGAGTTCGCCGTCATCCTGCCGAGCACGCCGTCGGGCGCAGCCATGAAAATAGCCGAGCGGATGCGCAGCGCCGTGGAGAAACTGCGCCTTTCCTCGGCGGGCGGTAAGCCGATCGCGGTGACGATCTCATGCGGCATCGCGTCGTTGACCGAGAGCGTGCAGACGCCGGCGCAACTCCTAGCGTCCGCGGACCATTATCTGCTCGAGGCGAAACGCGCCGGCCGCAACCGGACGATCGCGATGCCCGACTGATGGCGACCGTCGTGCGTCCTGCGCGGGCATCGGATCG encodes the following:
- a CDS encoding M48 family metallopeptidase → MIELSPGVEHLVNAIYPPARQAIAAELAATGRRLFFIENGVELLILWAIYASGVALSIRTKLENALRRPLLVDVCVPALLILAVTLVTLPLSYYGGFIVLHRYGLSVESNAQWFRDWAVELGLAVLIGSAVSAGFLQIARRFERTWPIVAALLAAPVILFGTAIFPVFIAPLFNRYEALPESPLTRSILRLANSHGINAQAVYVYDASRQTTTSNAFVSGLGPSTRIAIADNLLKKMKPDEVLYVVAHEMGHYILRHLWLGSWYGWLGTLGLIAVISVVGGALVRRDRRLRGLGDPAALPLIALLAVGVNLVEQPALNAGSRAIEHAADAFAAANTQLGDAGVRAFARLGSDSLLSLHPQPLVVWYFYTHPPLDERIDFAAHQAGIDRDRK
- a CDS encoding amino acid ABC transporter substrate-binding protein, producing the protein MLTRAHRRIFAFTASVAFAIALIAAGAAFAPQSASADAPVIVFGAPLSITGRDAREGALTKEGYDFWKDYVNSQGGIKVGSTLYKVDIKYYDDGSDAATSAKLVERLITQDNVKFILAPYGSAGTFAASVVTEKYGVPMVDPNGAAEKIFSRGFKYTFAVLSPARKYLQGILEMALTLKPRPNTVAVLAANDQFSLEVAVGIRDFAKANGMNEVFYSDYPPDTKDVSTLITQVKAKNPDIILGSGHLQDSLLIMRAAKEQNVNPKVIGFSVGPSTPDFITSLGKDADGVVGGAQWTTVLKSIDPLFGNAGRYTRAFQARYHHIPDYHNAESTAACEAFQFALRAAGDVDPKKVRDALAALDVQTFYGQIKFDSRGVNVYKPMYVEQIQNGQHVTVWTPDVANAKPVYPLPTWAQRR
- a CDS encoding branched-chain amino acid ABC transporter permease, whose product is MLIGGIYAAAALGFSLVWGVTNIINIAHGAFIMLGAYVTYWLFVGPLHLDPFLSIPLAMGVVFVIAYVLQRYVVNLVIRAPILATFLLTFGLAILITNLALLFWSSDIRSVTTAYSGGNFEVAGLVVPWVKLITLGLAALLTLGLSLFMAKSKIGRAIRATSMDIDAARLSGVNVARIYALTFAIGGALAAAAGSLASVSYAITPTMGDSFLVRSFVVSVLGGLGNVTGALVGGIVYGIIESFGALVFGEGYKDVVALVVLLLVILFRPYGLIGRATV
- a CDS encoding branched-chain amino acid ABC transporter permease, which gives rise to MRAGRVVTTAVVLAALAVAAFLPNHLNGNYVHILTLFFTMAILAQAWNFIGGFAGYVSFGNVTFFGTGAYACAYAMNEFHWPFFVALAFAILVGGALALVVGAPILRLRGHYFAIATLGLGIGTQALVAQVPAFGQGSGMTLPLNSDFHFFYWTMLAILAAGIIVTYLVANSRFGFALAAIRENEEAAAALGINTAVAKVAAWGVSGALTGAAGATFAYWTSFIDPSTVFDLNFNVQMIIMTIIGGAGTVAGPTIGAAILYTISEYLGSQSISPWHAVALGAIIVFVVIVLPRGIMPYLTGRRMWNARAIGDQLRASRI
- a CDS encoding ABC transporter ATP-binding protein; this encodes MTADVILSLRGVSKHFGGLVAVDNVDLDVQRGAILGLIGPNGAGKTTLISLISGTERPTSGSIELEGVDLTRSAPYAIARLGLARTFQIVKPFPNLLVRENVAVGALFGRHGSRRSARAAFAAADEVLERVGLASEAGKFASELTLAGRKRLEIAKALATDPQIILLDEVMAGLNAREIDDAMTLLRGMHAAGMTLVVVEHVMKAIMGVSQRIVVMHQGRIIAQGAPADVVAEPSVIEAYLGKRYAGARTDAGGR
- a CDS encoding ABC transporter ATP-binding protein, with amino-acid sequence MLAVDNLDAGYGEAQVLWDVGLEVRSGEIVAILGANGAGKSTLLAAITGLVPVRRGSVTFDGENITGWSPERIVARGIGHVPQGRRLFGGLSVLDNLLMGAFHRSDSSGVREDLERVLALFPRLSERRGQLAGRLSGGEQQMCAIGRGLMGKPKLLVVDELSLGLAPIVVEQLLEVLASLRKQGTTLLIVEQDVLVALETADRAYVLETGRVTLSGPAAEIAADPHVKTAYLGI
- a CDS encoding IclR family transcriptional regulator — protein: MSKVADGAEVGAPRERPGVQSVERTLDILESLVEFGSEVGLVEISQTVGLPLATVHRLLGTLIRRGYVKQNRQNRKYSLGFRALQMGNDMRQRFSLRLEARPFLQRLVERSGESANLAVLDDGEVVYIDQAQSSRILRMFTQLGNRVSAHSTGSGKALLAFSPPDTVLGVLRRYGMTPRTPNTITQPERFAAELGRVRKLGYALDDQEHEEGVRCLAVPVRDASGQVVASLSISGPVTRLDDAHVATFTSEILDCGAKLSARLGFAGEPIAVP
- a CDS encoding diguanylate cyclase; the protein is MLVLDIEAAARIVRLFSEEPLHPLRVEHIAIRAGVTRADAISLLKALERLGVVERKGPEGDIGVSYTLRLADGFLDILERLSRYFTEQVESVAISPERALISSGEAEAELATLRALRARVASLESAKTLLQRKNLELSFLYNTSMLLAGSIEPMTVAQTVIDAIASVARPKVKRFFVAMADKGVLSFYGGHGIDRLGGDEFLRHKREIIESSVEHCALLSLPAQMEGGKRTPAFAVLPLTSGEGDPAAGCIVLSEISDEGLGGDDLRVLMQVAEIAGRSLKGAALFTQSISLGSTDELTGAFNRRYLFRRLGEEMTRARNAGRPLGVIVLDVDYFKNVNDEGGHAEGDRVLKAITRAISGATRGIDLVARLGGDEFAVILPSTPSGAAMKIAERMRSAVEKLRLSSAGGKPIAVTISCGIASLTESVQTPAQLLASADHYLLEAKRAGRNRTIAMPD